The following coding sequences lie in one Rothia sp. SD9660Na genomic window:
- a CDS encoding helix-turn-helix transcriptional regulator: MTPDEEHSIICHLDKLLEERSMSLVDLSHHVGISVANLSILKNNRARAVRFTTLTALCRVLDCTPGDIFTYKDEGKDS; encoded by the coding sequence ATGACACCAGACGAAGAACACAGTATTATCTGCCACTTAGATAAGCTCCTGGAAGAGCGCAGTATGAGCCTGGTGGACCTCTCACATCACGTTGGAATCTCTGTTGCGAATCTTTCCATACTGAAAAATAACCGCGCCCGCGCCGTCCGGTTTACCACCCTCACTGCCCTCTGCCGGGTGCTCGACTGCACCCCTGGTGACATCTTTACCTACAAGGACGAAGGAAAAGACTCATGA
- a CDS encoding class I SAM-dependent RNA methyltransferase yields the protein MSTTSTTPEPAIGDFLELTPERPAHGGALVARAGDRVIFVRHGIVGEPATVRITGRGPKGRFFFADVVSVETPAPQRHPHPWAPADALTSAHPLGGMEYGHLDLATQRAYKQQIVKEQLVRLGGVPENHPLLDQLPVHALPGDDRGLHWRTRVHFAVERESQQIAMFPHSSSVPVPVTGFPLADGRIEALELHRLKLAGITRVDVAVAATDMLAVVFTVSSRTTPAEVAEGIEEQARALWGSLEDRMITLVFTPEKKGGRRRGTKPADIIAGAATPNLLETATVYAQDFYWNVGATGFWQIHRAAPEVLGNAVLEAARLKKGMTVYDLYAGAGFFTALAADAVGDRGTVLSVEGSPVTSSNASENFGDEGPSRTHRSERTRVRVERGDVAQVLEKISAEVAEGRYAAPDVVICDPSREGAGRAVMEQVTDLNPSTLVYVACDPAALGRDTGYLRAAGWRLVRVEAFDMYPNTHHVEAVAVFSRYGA from the coding sequence ATGTCTACCACCTCCACCACACCCGAACCCGCTATCGGTGACTTCCTAGAACTCACCCCCGAGCGTCCGGCCCACGGCGGTGCCCTCGTCGCTAGAGCGGGCGACCGCGTCATCTTCGTCCGCCACGGCATCGTCGGGGAGCCAGCTACCGTCCGCATCACCGGCCGCGGGCCCAAAGGTCGCTTCTTCTTCGCAGACGTCGTCTCCGTAGAGACCCCCGCACCGCAGCGCCACCCCCACCCCTGGGCACCGGCGGACGCGCTCACGTCCGCTCACCCCCTCGGCGGCATGGAATACGGTCATCTGGACCTAGCGACCCAGCGGGCCTACAAGCAGCAGATCGTGAAGGAACAGCTGGTGCGCCTGGGAGGGGTACCAGAGAACCACCCGTTGTTGGATCAGCTGCCCGTTCACGCCCTGCCTGGCGATGACCGGGGGCTGCACTGGCGCACCCGCGTGCATTTTGCGGTGGAGCGCGAAAGCCAGCAGATTGCCATGTTCCCGCACTCTAGTTCGGTGCCTGTACCCGTTACGGGCTTCCCCCTGGCCGATGGTCGCATTGAGGCCCTCGAACTGCACCGGCTCAAGCTGGCCGGTATTACCCGGGTTGATGTGGCTGTAGCCGCCACCGATATGCTGGCTGTGGTCTTTACCGTGTCATCGCGGACTACGCCCGCCGAGGTCGCTGAAGGCATCGAAGAGCAGGCCCGGGCCCTGTGGGGGTCGCTGGAAGACCGCATGATCACTCTGGTCTTTACCCCCGAGAAAAAGGGCGGACGCCGACGCGGCACCAAACCCGCTGACATCATCGCTGGAGCCGCCACCCCCAACCTGCTGGAGACCGCCACTGTCTACGCCCAGGACTTCTATTGGAACGTTGGAGCAACCGGCTTCTGGCAGATTCACCGGGCTGCCCCCGAGGTGCTGGGTAACGCCGTGCTTGAGGCTGCCCGCCTGAAAAAGGGGATGACGGTCTACGACCTCTACGCAGGTGCAGGCTTCTTCACAGCCCTGGCCGCTGACGCGGTAGGGGACAGGGGCACAGTGCTGTCAGTTGAGGGATCCCCGGTGACCAGCAGCAACGCCTCCGAAAACTTTGGCGACGAAGGCCCATCACGCACTCACAGGTCTGAGCGGACGCGTGTGCGCGTGGAACGCGGGGACGTCGCCCAGGTGCTTGAGAAGATCAGCGCCGAGGTGGCCGAGGGGCGCTACGCCGCCCCTGATGTGGTGATTTGCGACCCGTCTCGTGAGGGCGCTGGCCGTGCCGTGATGGAGCAGGTGACTGACCTGAACCCCTCCACCCTGGTTTATGTGGCCTGCGACCCGGCAGCCCTGGGCCGCGATACCGGCTACCTGCGCGCAGCGGGCTGGCGACTTGTACGCGTCGAAGCCTTCGACATGTACCCCAACACCCACCATGTGGAAGCGGTGGCAGTCTTTAGCCGGTACGGGGCTTAG
- a CDS encoding APC family permease, whose translation MRNIRSAATRLIFGAPVTSRHAKKGNLPKRRALPLFGADGFSSVAYAPDEILLTLLLAGHGALAYSPLVGLGIALILLVVVGAYRYNIQHVGERGDFALVHQNLGITAAIVLGAALMVDFMLTVAVSLSSAAQYLESITPVLLGHQRLIACSLIALVTFICLRGLKVMLRVSHLPSYVFLVLLAATVACGLIVDATGQLGHAVSAEYTVVVPDGAAEVLTTQLGVGLLLVRAFASGSVALTGVNTVSNAVNAFAPPRQRNAATSLMVIGGLSALSLLGVLYLAQQTGVVSVLDPAQGLLVNGQPVGEDFHQVPVLLQITDAIFGLPLAGILLGAATIGVLMVAAMTAFTGFPMLATTIAAKQYLPVHLSARSSASLYANGVLALGVSSMLLVAIVGPNVHTLVQMYIVGVFTAMTLTQYAVLRNRWRAQRITLDTKKRRTLWRDIGISATGTGASVTVLVVIILTKFTHGAWVTVLLILLLTWLMIKTNKHYSSIDRQLALSADPEQLAADRALPSRVHALIYVERVRKPVLRALAYARASRPSSIEALVVNVDEARTRENIDTWEALELPVDLTVLDSPYRNPAASVLEYVQHMRQKSPRDVLVVYLPEYVVSHWWQGIFHRRTVHKLKARLRHEPGVVVASVPWQIER comes from the coding sequence GTGAGAAATATTAGGAGCGCGGCCACCCGCCTGATTTTTGGTGCCCCCGTCACCAGCAGGCACGCCAAGAAGGGCAACCTGCCCAAACGCCGTGCCCTACCCCTCTTCGGGGCGGACGGGTTCTCGTCGGTTGCCTATGCCCCCGACGAAATCCTGCTGACCCTGCTCCTGGCTGGCCACGGTGCCTTAGCCTACTCGCCCCTGGTGGGGCTGGGGATTGCCCTGATTCTGCTGGTTGTGGTGGGTGCCTACCGCTATAACATCCAGCATGTGGGGGAGCGCGGCGACTTCGCCCTGGTTCACCAGAATCTGGGGATTACCGCCGCTATTGTGCTGGGCGCTGCCCTGATGGTTGACTTTATGCTCACGGTTGCGGTATCGCTGTCTTCGGCTGCCCAGTACCTTGAATCGATTACTCCGGTACTGCTGGGGCATCAGCGGCTGATTGCCTGTTCCCTCATTGCTCTGGTGACCTTTATCTGCCTGCGCGGCCTCAAGGTGATGCTGCGGGTGTCGCACCTTCCCTCATACGTCTTTTTAGTGCTGCTTGCGGCGACCGTGGCCTGCGGTCTCATTGTGGACGCCACCGGGCAGCTCGGGCACGCGGTGTCGGCTGAGTACACGGTGGTGGTACCCGACGGTGCTGCCGAGGTGCTGACCACCCAGCTCGGTGTTGGCCTGCTGCTGGTGAGGGCTTTTGCCTCGGGTTCTGTGGCACTGACCGGGGTAAACACTGTCAGTAATGCAGTCAATGCGTTCGCCCCGCCGCGTCAGCGCAATGCGGCCACTAGTCTGATGGTGATTGGCGGTCTCTCGGCGCTCTCCCTGCTGGGGGTGCTTTATCTTGCCCAGCAAACCGGGGTGGTCAGCGTCCTTGACCCGGCCCAGGGGCTACTCGTCAATGGCCAGCCGGTGGGGGAGGACTTCCACCAGGTACCCGTACTCCTGCAAATTACTGATGCTATCTTTGGCCTGCCCTTAGCCGGCATCCTGCTAGGTGCTGCCACCATCGGAGTGCTGATGGTCGCGGCCATGACCGCCTTTACCGGCTTCCCCATGCTCGCTACCACCATTGCCGCCAAGCAGTACCTACCGGTGCACCTGTCGGCCCGAAGCTCAGCCTCCCTCTACGCCAACGGTGTGCTGGCCCTGGGCGTGAGCTCCATGCTGCTAGTTGCTATCGTCGGACCCAACGTGCACACCCTGGTACAGATGTATATCGTGGGCGTCTTTACCGCTATGACCCTCACCCAGTACGCGGTGCTACGCAACCGCTGGCGAGCCCAGCGCATCACCCTCGACACTAAAAAACGCCGCACCCTCTGGCGTGATATTGGAATCAGCGCTACCGGTACCGGTGCCTCGGTCACGGTACTCGTCGTGATCATTCTTACCAAGTTCACCCACGGTGCCTGGGTCACCGTGCTGCTCATTCTTCTTCTGACCTGGCTCATGATCAAAACCAACAAACACTACAGCAGTATCGACCGGCAGCTAGCCCTCTCAGCCGACCCCGAACAACTGGCCGCAGACCGGGCACTGCCCTCCCGCGTCCACGCCCTCATATATGTTGAGCGGGTACGCAAACCCGTACTCCGGGCCCTCGCCTACGCACGGGCCTCCCGCCCCTCATCCATCGAAGCTCTCGTGGTGAACGTGGACGAAGCCCGCACCCGCGAAAACATCGACACCTGGGAAGCCCTCGAACTGCCCGTCGACCTGACCGTACTGGACTCGCCCTACCGCAACCCCGCCGCCAGCGTGCTCGAATACGTGCAACACATGCGCCAAAAATCCCCCCGCGACGTGCTCGTGGTCTACCTACCCGAATACGTGGTCTCCCACTGGTGGCAGGGCATCTTCCACCGCCGCACCGTACACAAACTCAAAGCCCGCCTGCGCCACGAACCGGGCGTCGTTGTAGCCTCCGTGCCCTGGCAAATCGAACGATAA
- a CDS encoding TrkA family potassium uptake protein has protein sequence MPHFVIMGAGRVGVMLAHTLEDAGHSVAVIDQDDRSFRRLRKDFAGKKVTGVGFDRETLKRAGIEHAYAFAAVSSGDNSNIIASRVARETFGVQHVVARIYDPNRAEFYQRLGIPTVAAVRWSTDQVLRRILPEQAMAGDFREASGRLMLGELQLHEDWAGHALTEIEQAAGVRVAYLTRFGEGMLPTKETSYQQGDTVHAMMRTEDINDIARVLGAPPARNAEGDLEWK, from the coding sequence GTGCCCCATTTTGTGATTATGGGTGCTGGTCGGGTGGGCGTTATGCTGGCCCATACCCTAGAAGATGCGGGTCATTCGGTTGCTGTAATCGATCAGGATGACCGGTCTTTCCGCAGGTTGCGCAAAGATTTTGCCGGTAAGAAGGTGACCGGTGTGGGCTTTGACCGCGAGACCCTCAAGCGGGCCGGTATTGAGCACGCCTACGCTTTTGCCGCGGTGTCCTCTGGCGATAACTCCAACATTATTGCCTCCCGTGTGGCCCGTGAGACCTTTGGGGTGCAGCACGTGGTTGCCCGTATCTACGACCCCAACCGGGCTGAGTTCTACCAGCGTCTGGGTATTCCCACGGTGGCTGCGGTGCGCTGGTCGACCGACCAGGTGCTACGCCGCATTTTGCCGGAGCAGGCCATGGCCGGTGATTTTCGTGAGGCTTCGGGCCGCCTGATGCTCGGTGAGCTGCAGCTGCACGAAGACTGGGCTGGGCACGCCCTGACCGAGATTGAGCAGGCTGCCGGTGTGCGTGTGGCCTACCTGACCCGGTTTGGGGAGGGTATGCTCCCCACCAAGGAGACCTCCTACCAGCAGGGCGATACGGTGCATGCCATGATGCGCACCGAAGACATCAACGACATTGCCAGGGTGCTGGGTGCTCCCCCGGCACGCAACGCTGAGGGGGATCTGGAATGGAAGTAA
- a CDS encoding TrkA family potassium uptake protein, whose amino-acid sequence MEVIVIGSGSVGSSSARELLSHGHTVTIIDIKPEAISRSDIQHAHWVIGDACELSVLRQAKPENADVIVAASGDDKTNLVVSLLARSEFGVPRTVARVNNPKNEWLFDDSWGVDVAVSTPRLMTALVEEAVEVGDVVRLLTLKTGSATLVEYTVPTDHPIIGHTVDNVQWPYETTLTAILRDGVPITPSGDDVIEGGDELFFITTPTGEDDIRALFS is encoded by the coding sequence ATGGAAGTAATCGTTATCGGCTCTGGATCGGTGGGCTCTTCAAGCGCCCGCGAACTACTCTCCCACGGCCACACGGTAACCATTATCGACATCAAGCCCGAGGCTATTTCCCGCAGCGACATTCAGCACGCCCACTGGGTGATTGGGGACGCCTGCGAGCTGTCCGTCCTGCGCCAGGCCAAGCCCGAGAACGCGGACGTCATCGTCGCCGCCTCAGGCGACGATAAAACCAACCTAGTGGTATCGCTGCTGGCCCGCAGTGAATTCGGGGTGCCCCGCACCGTGGCCCGCGTGAACAACCCCAAAAATGAGTGGCTCTTCGACGACTCCTGGGGCGTGGACGTTGCGGTTTCTACCCCGCGCCTCATGACCGCCCTGGTGGAAGAGGCCGTTGAGGTGGGCGACGTCGTGCGCCTGCTGACCCTCAAGACCGGCAGCGCCACCCTGGTCGAATACACTGTGCCCACCGACCACCCGATTATTGGCCACACCGTCGATAACGTGCAGTGGCCCTACGAAACCACCCTCACCGCCATCCTGCGCGACGGGGTACCGATTACCCCCAGCGGCGACGACGTAATTGAGGGCGGCGACGAGCTCTTCTTCATCACCACCCCCACCGGTGAGGACGACATCCGCGCTCTCTTCAGTTAG
- a CDS encoding asparaginase produces MPETESPFTQQRAAGPVTRLEEYPERFRARAAGRVTRVHMSHVGANPRFEVTLLVDKSKPLPPAKTHPMTGMPIAETGEDLDDTTDVSTSEDTSTGQISVLDEETGFTTRFSVNRAAPRVLYPEFPPLSPGTVLTLIWQGQRQVPGIEAGGYLRVSGMLSTREKPLMYNPRYEIVPAL; encoded by the coding sequence ATGCCTGAGACTGAGTCTCCCTTTACCCAGCAACGGGCTGCCGGGCCGGTCACCCGCCTGGAAGAGTACCCCGAGCGTTTTCGCGCTAGAGCCGCCGGGCGGGTAACCCGGGTGCATATGTCGCATGTGGGGGCTAACCCCCGGTTCGAGGTGACCCTGCTGGTCGATAAGTCTAAGCCCCTGCCTCCGGCTAAGACCCATCCCATGACGGGTATGCCCATTGCAGAGACCGGTGAAGATCTTGATGACACCACCGATGTGAGCACCTCTGAAGACACCTCAACCGGCCAGATTTCTGTGCTGGATGAGGAGACCGGCTTCACCACCCGGTTTAGCGTCAACCGGGCGGCACCCCGGGTGCTCTACCCAGAGTTCCCGCCCCTGAGCCCAGGCACTGTGCTGACCCTGATTTGGCAGGGCCAGCGTCAGGTGCCGGGAATAGAGGCAGGCGGCTACCTTCGGGTCTCAGGCATGCTGAGCACCCGTGAGAAGCCCCTCATGTACAACCCGCGCTACGAGATTGTTCCGGCCCTCTAG
- a CDS encoding DUF3710 domain-containing protein produces the protein MFGFGKKKNGADAATEREQGAAADEATKSDAPQPAAQEEPAASFVEFTRDNGPFDITEQRTGSSYIDLGGLLVKSNPGLNLRLEADQKTQQVIAVTLQLGEGTLQVQAFAAPKSRGIWDEIRKELSESVRRQGGQVDINDGPFGRQLISRVPAELPDGRKGFRIARFVGVDGPRWFVRGVFSGKAVLPGESATALEEVFRTIVVNRGSDPMPPRDLLPMRVPQNIQDAAAAQAAAAAAAQAEKKPTVEVPRRGPEITEIG, from the coding sequence ATGTTTGGTTTTGGTAAGAAAAAGAATGGCGCGGACGCCGCGACTGAGCGTGAGCAGGGCGCAGCAGCTGATGAAGCGACTAAGAGTGATGCGCCCCAGCCTGCCGCGCAGGAGGAGCCTGCGGCGTCCTTCGTAGAATTTACCCGTGATAACGGACCCTTTGACATCACCGAGCAACGTACCGGCTCTAGCTACATCGACCTAGGTGGCCTACTGGTCAAGAGCAACCCCGGGCTGAACCTGCGCCTTGAGGCGGACCAGAAGACCCAGCAGGTTATCGCGGTGACCCTGCAGCTGGGTGAGGGTACTTTGCAGGTGCAGGCTTTTGCGGCTCCTAAGAGCCGCGGTATCTGGGATGAGATTCGTAAGGAACTGTCTGAGAGCGTGCGCCGCCAGGGCGGTCAGGTTGATATCAACGACGGCCCCTTCGGGCGTCAGCTGATTTCCCGTGTACCCGCTGAACTTCCCGACGGACGCAAGGGCTTTCGTATCGCTCGCTTTGTGGGTGTGGACGGGCCCCGCTGGTTCGTCCGCGGTGTATTCTCGGGCAAGGCCGTGCTGCCCGGTGAGAGTGCTACCGCTCTTGAAGAGGTCTTCCGCACCATCGTGGTCAACCGCGGTTCTGACCCCATGCCCCCGCGCGACCTGCTGCCCATGCGCGTACCCCAGAACATTCAGGACGCCGCAGCCGCCCAGGCCGCTGCCGCAGCGGCTGCCCAGGCTGAGAAGAAGCCCACCGTTGAGGTGCCCCGCCGCGGCCCCGAAATTACTGAAATTGGCTAG
- the dut gene encoding dUTP diphosphatase — translation MNQLKIDIKMLDEGIDPPAYAQPGDAGADLRSRVDLTLQPGERALVPTGVAIALPEGYVGLVHPRSGLAAKHGITIVNAPGTVDSGYRGEIMVCLLNTDNSQAFEIQRGDRIAQLVIQRFESATFNVVESLSETERGTAGFGSTGVQ, via the coding sequence ATGAACCAGCTTAAGATTGATATCAAGATGCTCGATGAGGGAATTGACCCCCCCGCCTACGCCCAGCCCGGGGATGCTGGCGCTGATTTGCGCTCGCGAGTGGACCTCACCCTGCAGCCGGGTGAGCGGGCCCTAGTGCCGACCGGTGTGGCCATCGCTCTGCCCGAGGGCTATGTAGGTCTGGTGCACCCCCGTTCAGGCCTGGCTGCTAAGCACGGCATTACGATTGTGAACGCGCCGGGCACCGTTGATTCCGGGTATCGAGGTGAGATCATGGTCTGCCTGCTCAACACCGACAATAGCCAGGCTTTTGAGATTCAGCGCGGTGACCGCATTGCCCAGTTGGTTATTCAGCGGTTTGAGTCGGCTACTTTTAATGTGGTGGAGAGTTTGAGCGAAACCGAGCGTGGAACTGCCGGGTTCGGTTCAACGGGCGTACAGTAA
- a CDS encoding DUF3093 domain-containing protein — protein sequence MPATAPTVLYRERLAPGIGLWIGCLGVGLASFLVGAPINITAGIVAGIVMFLLVGGILYGSSPTIEITETTVRFGRARIERDYVGRAYAFRGEDARLATGPALDGRAYMCFRGWITSVIRIQITDPADPTPYWIASSRNPEKIAAILNEGLPEED from the coding sequence ATGCCTGCTACCGCCCCCACCGTGCTCTACCGTGAACGTCTGGCCCCCGGAATCGGCCTGTGGATAGGCTGCCTAGGCGTTGGCCTAGCCTCTTTCCTGGTTGGCGCACCGATTAATATCACCGCTGGCATCGTTGCCGGAATCGTGATGTTCCTGCTGGTCGGCGGAATACTCTACGGCAGCTCCCCCACCATCGAGATTACCGAAACCACTGTACGCTTTGGCCGGGCCCGTATCGAGCGTGACTATGTTGGTCGTGCCTACGCCTTCCGAGGTGAAGATGCCCGCCTCGCCACCGGCCCGGCCCTCGATGGTCGCGCCTACATGTGTTTCCGCGGGTGGATTACCTCAGTCATTCGTATTCAGATTACTGACCCGGCAGACCCCACCCCCTACTGGATTGCATCCTCCCGCAACCCCGAAAAAATTGCCGCCATCCTGAATGAGGGTCTGCCCGAAGAGGACTAA
- a CDS encoding DUF4193 domain-containing protein, which translates to MATDYDAPRKQDEESKDQSFEELRSRPSEMQSGAVDEDENAAAESFELPGADLSNEELNVVVLPAQDDEFTCASCFLVRHRSQIAREEGDLKFCIECES; encoded by the coding sequence AGGACGAAGAGAGCAAGGACCAGTCTTTTGAGGAGTTGCGTTCACGCCCCTCAGAAATGCAGTCAGGTGCAGTGGATGAGGACGAAAACGCAGCGGCCGAAAGTTTTGAGCTGCCCGGTGCTGACCTCTCCAATGAAGAGCTGAACGTTGTGGTGCTCCCTGCACAGGACGACGAGTTCACCTGTGCTTCCTGCTTCCTGGTGCGTCATCGCTCCCAGATTGCCCGCGAAGAGGGCGACCTCAAGTTCTGCATCGAGTGCGAGAGCTAA